Proteins from a genomic interval of Croceicoccus naphthovorans:
- a CDS encoding GntR family transcriptional regulator — MLEGRFRAGAKLEAMRLADDFGVSMTPVRDSLNQLVGEGLVDLTPGEGFRVPLLTEQALRDILQVNALLLEHTSDTDRKSLEIDEGSNVTQGAYADRLAHVFRDIAANSGNRFRVHLVERISDRLHPIRELEPEIWPGASHALEQIERTAQQGFDGSTRAVRAYHQHIEALVPALVGRLNQQTA; from the coding sequence GAAGGGCGCTTCCGGGCCGGTGCGAAGCTCGAGGCGATGCGACTGGCTGACGATTTCGGAGTAAGCATGACGCCGGTAAGAGACAGCCTGAACCAGCTTGTCGGCGAAGGGCTGGTCGACCTCACGCCCGGCGAAGGATTTCGCGTACCGCTGCTTACCGAACAGGCCTTGCGCGACATCCTGCAAGTCAACGCGCTGCTTTTGGAGCACACTTCCGACACCGACCGCAAATCACTGGAAATCGACGAAGGATCCAACGTCACTCAGGGTGCTTATGCCGACCGATTGGCGCATGTCTTCAGAGACATCGCGGCAAACTCAGGCAATCGGTTTCGCGTACATTTGGTCGAACGCATTAGCGACAGACTCCACCCGATACGTGAACTCGAGCCGGAGATTTGGCCTGGGGCGTCGCATGCCCTTGAGCAAATTGAGCGAACAGCTCAGCAGGGGTTCGATGGCTCAACCCGGGCGGTACGCGCATATCATCAACACATCGAGGCTCTGGTACCCGCTTTGGTCGGACGTTTGAACCAGCAGACCGCCTAG